GGCACGGAAGTCGAGGAGACGCGCTGCGCGGTGATGGGGGTCTTCGCCCCCCTCGTCGGCATGATCGGCACGGTCCAGGCCGCGGAGGCGCTCAAGCTTGCTGCAGGCATCGGCGAATCCCTCAACGGCAGGCTGCTCTTGCTCGACGGGCTTGCGATGGAATGGCGCGAGGTCCGTCTGAAGAAAGATCCGGACTGCCCGGTCTGTCGCACGTACGCCGAGCCTCCGCCCGGCAGCATTCGTCGTTCCGCGGCAACGGGCTGTTAAAATCAGCGTCCGTCCGATTGCGCGCCGCTTTCCGCGGCCGTCTTCGCCGCCTCGGCATGCTGCCCAGGTTCAGGCGTCCGGATCCCAAGCAACAGGGAGCTAATCACCCATGAATCTATGTGTCATCGGGACGGGCTACGTAGGTCTTGTCACCGGCGCCTGCTTCGCCGAGATGGGAAATCACGTCGTCTGCGTCGACAAGGACGAGTCGAAGATCGTGGCCCTGCAGGCGGGCCGCATCCCGATCTATGAACCCGGGCTGGAGAACGTCGTCACCACCAACACCCGGGAAGGTCGCCTGCACTTCACGACCTCGCTGCAGGAAGCGATGCAGGAGAGCAATGTCTTCTTCATCGCCGTGGGAACGCCGCCGCAGGAGGACGGCTCCGCGGACCTGCAGCATGTACTCGCCGTGGCCCGCGAGATCGGCCGCCACATGGATCGCTACTGCCTCATCGTGGACAAGTCCACCGTGCCCGTGGGCACCGCCGACAGCGTGCGCGCCGTCGTGCAGGAAGAACTCGCAAGCCGCGGGGCAGACATCGAGTTCGACGTGGTCAGCAACCCGGAATTCCTGAAGGAAGGTGATGCGGTGAAGGACTTCACGCGTCCGGACCGTGTCGTCGTCGGGGTGGACAGCGAGCGCGCAGCCGAGACCATGCGCTCGCTGTATTACCCCTTCATGCGGAATCACGAGCGCATCCTCTTCATGGGGGTGCGCGATGCCGAGCTGACGAAGTACGCGGCCAACGCAATGCTGGCGACCAAGATCTCGTTCATGAACGAGATCGCCAACCTGTGCGAGCGCCTCGGCGTCGACGTGGAGAACGTGCGTCTCGGCATCGGTTCCGATTCCCGCATCGGGTATTCATTCATCTATCCCGGAGCAGGCTATGGCGGTTCGTGCTTTCCGAAGGACGTCAAAGCCCTCATCCACACGGCGGAAGAGAGCGGCTTCGAGGCGCAGGTACTGCGGGCCGTCGAACACCGCAACGAGATTCAGAAGCGACGCCTGTTCGAAAAGGTCGCGGCACGTTTCACGAAGGATCTGCGCGGCGTGACGCTGGGCGTATGGGGACTCTCGTTCAAGCCCGGCACCGATGACATGCGCGAGGCCCCGTCGGTCGTCTTTCTGCGCGCCGCCATCGCGGCGGGCGCCCGCATCCAGGCCTATGATCCCGTGGCCATGGAAGCCGCGCGCGCCGTTCTTCCGGACTACTGGTTCACGGACTGCCTACTGACGCTTTCCGACAACCAGTATGAAGCGATCAAGGGAGTGGACGCCCTGGTGCTCGTTACCGAGTGGAAGCCGTTTCGCTATCCTGACTTCGCCGCCATGCGCCGGTTCATGAAGCTTCCCGTCATTTTCGATGGGCGCAATCTGTACGATCCGAAGCAGATGACGCAGGAAGGTTTCGAATATGTCGCGATCGGACGCGGTCAGTCACCGCTGTCCGCTGCGTGAGTTCGCCGCTCCCTGAACTAGCGGGCATATCCCGAACTTTCCTGCTCCTCGACGAGACGGAATGCGAAGCTGCGTGGCGTGAACGCGAGGTCGCGGACCGCCTCGTCGTGATCGAAGCACATGTCCATGTTCATCCGCGTGACGAGCTCCGGCGAGAGCTTCCGAAAGCGCGGTACGATGTGTGCCGCACTTATCGCCATCTTGAATAGGCGCGGTGGCACGCGGATGATGCGGGGCGCTCGCCCAAGCGCATTGAAGATCCGCTCGACCATCTCCCGATAGGTCAGGGTCTCGCCGCCGGACAGGTTGTAGGCGCGGTCAAAAGCTCTGCTCTCGCCCAGTGCGGCCAAACAGGCGGATGCGAGGTCATCCGCATGCACCGGCTGCCGCTTTCCAAGGCCGTCGCCAAGGATCGGAAAGCAACCGAAACGACGGATGAACCTCGCGATTTCCGAGACGTTGCGGTCGAGGCCCGGGCTGTAGACCAGCGTCGGTCGAAAAATGGTCCAGTGAATGCCGTGCCGCTCGCACTGCGCGGCGAGCGCTTCCTCCGCACGGGCGAAGTCGGCTGCGAGTTCGCGTTCCACCGGGTCCGCGGAATCCACCTTTGTGTAGCGACTGGTGGAGCTGAACGCAATGATGCGTGAGGTCCCGAGCGCTGCCAGCGTTCCAATCGA
This is a stretch of genomic DNA from Betaproteobacteria bacterium. It encodes these proteins:
- a CDS encoding NAD(P)-dependent oxidoreductase, whose product is MPLGFNGKGDAQVIAKTSSQSVVVIGAASQIGYHLLPRLREAGWDVAAISRFPPPRDDRGASWYRLDLRSSAALTQAGLHPSSLISLAPLAILSPSIGTLAALGTSRIIAFSSTSRYTKVDSADPVERELAADFARAEEALAAQCERHGIHWTIFRPTLVYSPGLDRNVSEIARFIRRFGCFPILGDGLGKRQPVHADDLASACLAALGESRAFDRAYNLSGGETLTYREMVERIFNALGRAPRIIRVPPRLFKMAISAAHIVPRFRKLSPELVTRMNMDMCFDHDEAVRDLAFTPRSFAFRLVEEQESSGYAR
- a CDS encoding UDP-glucose/GDP-mannose dehydrogenase family protein; amino-acid sequence: MNLCVIGTGYVGLVTGACFAEMGNHVVCVDKDESKIVALQAGRIPIYEPGLENVVTTNTREGRLHFTTSLQEAMQESNVFFIAVGTPPQEDGSADLQHVLAVAREIGRHMDRYCLIVDKSTVPVGTADSVRAVVQEELASRGADIEFDVVSNPEFLKEGDAVKDFTRPDRVVVGVDSERAAETMRSLYYPFMRNHERILFMGVRDAELTKYAANAMLATKISFMNEIANLCERLGVDVENVRLGIGSDSRIGYSFIYPGAGYGGSCFPKDVKALIHTAEESGFEAQVLRAVEHRNEIQKRRLFEKVAARFTKDLRGVTLGVWGLSFKPGTDDMREAPSVVFLRAAIAAGARIQAYDPVAMEAARAVLPDYWFTDCLLTLSDNQYEAIKGVDALVLVTEWKPFRYPDFAAMRRFMKLPVIFDGRNLYDPKQMTQEGFEYVAIGRGQSPLSAA